The Elusimicrobiota bacterium genome includes a region encoding these proteins:
- the rpsI gene encoding 30S ribosomal protein S9: MSKTEAIWATGRRKTSVAQCRLLPKGEGKVTVNKKPVEAYFHGLPHQVRDVTEPITIIEAAKNHDFIVKVVGGGISGQAGAARHAISRALVKLDEKHKKALRAAGFLTRDPRMVERKKPGQPKARKRFQFSKR, encoded by the coding sequence ATGAGCAAAACCGAAGCGATCTGGGCCACCGGCCGCCGCAAGACCTCCGTCGCGCAGTGCCGCCTGCTGCCGAAGGGCGAGGGCAAAGTCACCGTCAACAAGAAGCCCGTCGAGGCGTACTTCCACGGCCTTCCCCATCAGGTCCGGGACGTCACCGAGCCGATCACGATCATCGAGGCCGCCAAGAACCACGACTTCATCGTCAAGGTCGTCGGCGGCGGCATCTCCGGCCAGGCCGGAGCGGCCCGTCACGCCATCTCCCGCGCCCTCGTCAAGCTCGACGAGAAGCACAAGAAGGCCCTTCGCGCCGCCGGCTTCCTGACCCGCGACCCCCGCATGGTCGAGCGCAAGAAGCCCGGTCAGCCGAAAGCCCGCAAGCGCTTCCAGTTCTCGAAGCGTTGA